The following proteins are co-located in the Eublepharis macularius isolate TG4126 chromosome 5, MPM_Emac_v1.0, whole genome shotgun sequence genome:
- the LOC129329788 gene encoding trace amine-associated receptor 1-like, which translates to MLGNSSGDSSPNCTLCSQDFAGDVCKVVLMVLLIVAISLGNMVSLLVFLHVKQFRSPQGYLKASLALADFIVGVIVVPYSVYREVNRLAYGIERESGDPDELTCYIIGPLFAISTFVSITTIFLLSVERSIAVLKPLHKKAVITKRRTIWLILITWALSACLAVIPMLTSPDITFQYNSCSNLCNYEFPTDKPPQSHWNIMLLYPVFDFSLLGSTLVINFVTFAALHQYCKIRKQLRGESQGGSQLSFSDVNAAKTIGVLTFAFAASFSPIAVFVVGSVVGYKWCRFSFYAFWILTSNSCWNVAIYSAWDPKFRQGVRELFGKRAPKSGSQGPSHSMEVDSTSAACVVVLKEMFRPDST; encoded by the coding sequence ATGTTGGGAAACAGCAGTGGCGACAGCAGTCCCAATTGCACACTCTGCAGCCAGGACTTTGCGGGGGATGTCTGCAAGGTAGTCCTCATGGTCCTCCTGATTGTTGCCATCAGCCTTGGCAACATGGTGAGCCTCCTTGTGTTCCTCCACGTCAAGCAGTTCCGGAGCCCGCAAGGCTACCTGAAAGCCTCTTTAGCCCTGGCTGACTTCATTGTAGGGGTCATCGTGGTGCCTTACTCAGTATATAGGGAAGTGAACAGGTTGGCATATGGGATAGAACGAGAGAGCGGGGACCCTGATGAGCTGACCTGCTACATCATCGGGCCACTCTTTGCCATCTCCACCTTTGtctccatcaccaccatcttCCTGCTCTCCGTGGAAAGGAGCATAGCAGTGCTGAAGCCTTTGCACAAGAAAGCGGTGATCACCAAACGCAGGACAATCTGGCTCATTCTTATCACCTGGGCCTTGAGTGCCTGTCTGGCAGTGATACCCATGCTTACCTCCCCGGATATTACCTTCCAGTACAATTCCTGCAGCAATCTCTGCAACTATGAGTTTCCGACAGACAAACCACCTCAATCCCATTGGAATATTATGCTGCTTTATCCAGTTTTTGACTTCTCTCTCTTGGGTAGCACTTTAGTCATCAACTTCGTCACCTTCGCTGCCCTCCATCAGTACTGCAAGATCCGGAAACAGCTAAGGGGAGAGTCACAGGGTGGCAGCCAGCTGTCCTTCTCGGATGTTAATGCAGCCAAGACCATTGGCGTCTTGACTTTTGCTTTTGCAGCTTCTTTCAGCCCCATTGCTGTATTTGTGGTGGGTTCTGTGGTGGGTTATAAGTGGTGCCGTTTCTCCTTCTATGCTTTCTGGATCCTCACTTCCAACAGCTGTTGGAATGTAGCCATCTATAGTGCTTGGGACCCCAAGTTCCGGCAGGGGGTTAGGGAACTGTTTGGCAAGAGAGCGCCAAAATCAGGCTCCCAGGGCCCTAGTCACTCCATGGAAGTGGACAGTACTTCTGCAGCCTGTGTGGTAGTCCTTAAAGAGATGTTCCGCCCAGACAGTACTTGA